Proteins co-encoded in one Quercus robur chromosome 8, dhQueRobu3.1, whole genome shotgun sequence genomic window:
- the LOC126695494 gene encoding xanthohumol 4-O-methyltransferase-like: MDAKEAEAELQGQADIWKYMLSFADSMAVKCAVELRIADIINLHGGPMTLSQIVARIPNTDDALSLNISYLTRIMRLLVRRKIFSAHQTSVGDEETLYGLTHSSKWLLHDSKMSLAPMVLLEAHPWLVGPWHTLSQSVKDGGLAFEKANGREIWDFASENPGFNKLFNDGMACTARITMNAILCEYKDGFGSVRSLVDVGGGTGSGLAEIVKSYPHIKGINFDLPHVVATAPIYDGITHVGGDMFQAIPNTDAVFMKWIMHDWSDESCVKILKNCRKAILEETGKVIIVDVVLEPEGNDLFDDTGLVFDLVMIAHTSGKERTELEWKKVLEGAGFPRYNIIKIPALQSIIEAYPK, encoded by the exons ATGGATGCAAAAGAAGCTGAAGCAGAGTTACAAGGTCAAGCTGATATATGGAAATATATGTTGAGCTTTGCAGACTCCATGGCAGTGAAATGTGCTGTGGAACTCCGCATAGCTGACATTATAAACTTGCATGGTGGCCCAATGACCTTGTCCCAGATAGTAGCTCGTATTCCTAATACTGATGATGCACTCTCCCTAAATATCAGCTACCTCACACGCATCATGAGGTTGCTAGTCCGCAGAAAGATCTTCTCCGCACATCAAACATCCGTAGGTGATGAAGAAACTCTGTACGGCCTAACCCATTCATCAAAATGGTTATTGCATGATTCCAAGATGAGCCTAGCACCTATGGTACTCTTGGAGGCCCATCCTTGGCTAGTGGGTCCATGGCACACTCTTAGCCAATCTGTCAAAGACGGTGGCTTAGCCTTTGAGAAGGCTAATGGCCGTGAGATTTGGGACTTTGCTTCTGAAAATCCTGGATTCAACAAGTTGTTCAATGATGGCATGGCTTGTACAGCCAGGATTACTATGAATGCTATTCTTTGTGAGTATAAAGATGGGTTTGGTTCTGTGCGGTCATTGGTTGATGTTGGAGGTGGGACCGGTAGTGGGCTGGCTGAGATTGTGAAATCCTATCCACACATCAAAGGTATCAACTTTGATCTACCACATGTTGTTGCTACGGCACCCATTTATGATGGAATCACACATGTTGGAGGTGACATGTTTCAAGCCATTCCCAATACTGATGCAGTTTTCATGAAG TGGATTATGCATGATTGGAGCGATGAAAGTTGTgtcaagattttaaaaaattgccgAAAAGCAATATTGGAAGAGACTGGAAAAGTTATTATTGTAGATGTTGTGCTAGAACCAGAGGGTAATGATCTATTTGATGACACAGGCTTAGTATTTGATTTGGTTATGATTGCACACACTAGTGGCAAGGAAAGGACTGAACTCGAGTGGAAGAAAGTATTGGAAGGAGCAGGCTTTCCTCGCTACAATATCATCAAAATTCCAGCTTTACAATCTATTATTGAGGCGTACCCTAAGTGA